One genomic window of Haemorhous mexicanus isolate bHaeMex1 chromosome 17, bHaeMex1.pri, whole genome shotgun sequence includes the following:
- the LOC132335297 gene encoding uncharacterized protein LOC132335297, whose product MGRLDERAKRRIVELRRAGLSFRKIKKVLELDDIRVTPQAVYLFLKRKSVEPGSAAAGWDGDQPWPPLQGHEAEPPRLLGTRHPALPTGDPVGSQDHKEGIQIVSVASLCKDGGQLGDTLAVGLASGNGDDSSTGTALAPGTALRGLAPLPQPLPIRGQLVTPPTQNSALIMKKKTVDRAVLLQKKVRDASTQTALPNSVGPGNHSLTCSGPVPPSAPSCPAITEKLDAVQMEVQKLSQALHVVLERQCRLERQQEHQQRLQQEVLMTLQQLSSTVSHGTVPATQPCGPFSSMAEPSPSMPNFSQFKMELI is encoded by the exons ATGGGCCGGCTGGATGAGCGTGCCAAGAGGAGGATCGTGGAGCTGCGCAGGGCTGGCCTGAGCTTCCGCAAGATCAagaaggtgctggagctggatgaCATCCGGGTGACGCCGCAAGCCGTGTACCTCTTCCTCAAGAGGAAGAGTGTGGAGCCGGGCTCAGCGGcagctggctgggatggggaccAGCCCTGGCCCCCGCTGCAGGGGCATgaggctgagccccccaggctgctgggcacCCGGCATCCTGCACTGCCCACCGGGGATCCTGTGGGCAGCCAGGACCACAAGGAAGGCATCCAGATTGTCAGTGTGGCCTCACTCTGCAAGGACGGTGGGCAGCTCGGGGACACtttggctgtggggctggcctCTGGGAATG GTGATGACAGCTCCACAGgaacagccctggctccagggaCTGCTCTGAGGGGGCTtgcccccctgccccagccactGCCCATCCGAGGGCAGCTGGTCACACCCCCTACCCAGAACTCAGCTCTGataatgaaaaagaagacaGTGGACAGGGCTGTCCTCCTGCAGAAAAAG GTCAGAGATGCCAGCACTCAGACTGCCTTGCCAAACTCTGTGGGTCCAGGGAATCACAGCCTGACTTGCAGCGggccagtgccccccagtgctcccagctgccctgccatCACCGAGAAGCTGGATGCTGTGCAGATGGAGGTGCAGAAGCTGAGCCAGGCCCTGCACGTGGTGCTGGAGCGGCAGTGCCGCCTGGAGCGCCAGCAGGAGCACCAGCAGcggctgcagcaggaggtgctgatgacactgcagcagctcagctccaccGTGAGCCACGGCACTGTGCCAGCCACCCAGCCGTGTGGCCCCTTCAGCAGCATGGCCGAGCCCTCGCCCAGCATGCCAAACTTCAGCCAGTTCAAGATGGAGCTGATCTGA